In Actinomadura citrea, a single window of DNA contains:
- a CDS encoding SDR family oxidoreductase: MTLNGERVLVCGGTSGIGAATARLFARRGADAVVTGRDAGRLAKAAADGLTARRLDAASAEEVAAFFAEDTVYDHLVLALSGGAGAGPVATLDLADLRAGFEAKFWLHLRLVQAALPRLAAGGSVTFVTASSARAALPGTAGLAAINGALEAMVPPLAAELAPLRVNAVSPGVIETPWWDGMPAEQRAAMFAEHAAALPVGRVGRPEDVAQAILMTATNGFITGNVVECNGGLTLPTGR, translated from the coding sequence ATGACGCTGAACGGGGAGCGGGTCCTGGTCTGCGGCGGCACCTCCGGGATCGGCGCGGCCACCGCACGGCTCTTCGCCCGCCGGGGGGCCGACGCCGTCGTCACCGGACGCGACGCCGGGCGCCTGGCCAAGGCCGCCGCGGACGGCCTCACCGCACGCCGCCTGGACGCGGCCTCCGCGGAGGAGGTCGCCGCGTTCTTCGCCGAGGACACGGTCTACGACCACCTCGTCCTCGCGCTGAGCGGCGGAGCGGGCGCGGGCCCCGTCGCCACCCTCGACCTGGCCGACCTGCGCGCCGGCTTCGAGGCCAAGTTCTGGTTGCACCTGCGGCTCGTCCAGGCCGCGCTCCCCCGGCTGGCGGCGGGCGGCTCGGTCACGTTCGTCACCGCCTCGTCGGCGCGGGCCGCGCTGCCCGGCACCGCCGGGCTCGCGGCGATCAACGGCGCACTGGAGGCGATGGTGCCGCCCCTGGCCGCCGAGCTGGCCCCGCTGCGCGTGAACGCCGTGTCCCCGGGCGTCATCGAGACCCCGTGGTGGGACGGCATGCCCGCCGAGCAGCGCGCCGCCATGTTCGCCGAGCACGCCGCCGCCCTGCCGGTCGGGCGCGTCGGGCGCCCCGAGGACGTGGCGCAGGCGATCCTGATGACCGCGACGAACGGGTTCATCACCGGCAACGTCGTCGAGTGCAACGGCGGCCTGACCCTGCCCACCGGCCGCTGA
- a CDS encoding phytoene/squalene synthase family protein, translating to MTVSETCEGSERVVEAYRHCERVVREEARNFSYGIRLMPAPKRRAMSSVYAFARGIDDIGDGPEPACVRLDLLDRSRQRLMTVQEVLRRRVDVRALEGHPVLTALADAAGRFPIPLEAFEELIDGCEDDVRGADYETFDDLLRYCQRVAGSVGRLSLGVFGSDGRQRAEGLADSLGVALQLTNILRDLREDRLAGRTYIPAEDLARFGCTLKLDESGAFIDPPWRLNELIGFQAERARAWYAEGLRLLPLLDRRSAACTAAMAGIYRRLLENIAARPQIALDARVSLPTWQKAVVAARALSGVER from the coding sequence ATGACGGTTTCGGAGACGTGCGAGGGTTCCGAGCGGGTGGTCGAGGCGTACCGGCACTGCGAGCGGGTGGTGCGCGAGGAGGCCCGCAACTTCTCCTACGGGATCCGGCTGATGCCGGCCCCGAAGCGGCGGGCGATGAGCTCGGTCTACGCGTTCGCGCGGGGCATCGACGACATCGGCGACGGCCCGGAGCCGGCGTGCGTCCGGCTCGACCTGCTCGACCGGTCGCGGCAGCGGCTGATGACCGTGCAGGAGGTGCTGCGGCGGCGGGTGGACGTCCGGGCGCTGGAGGGGCATCCGGTGCTGACCGCGCTGGCGGACGCGGCGGGGCGGTTCCCGATCCCCCTGGAGGCGTTCGAGGAGCTCATCGACGGCTGCGAGGACGACGTGCGCGGCGCCGACTACGAGACCTTCGACGACCTGCTGCGCTACTGCCAGCGGGTCGCGGGCTCGGTCGGGCGGCTGTCGCTCGGGGTGTTCGGGTCGGACGGCCGGCAGCGGGCCGAGGGCCTCGCCGACTCGCTCGGCGTCGCGCTGCAGCTCACCAACATCCTGCGCGACCTGCGCGAGGACAGGCTGGCCGGGCGCACCTACATCCCGGCCGAGGACCTGGCGCGGTTCGGGTGCACGCTGAAGCTGGACGAGTCGGGCGCGTTCATCGACCCGCCGTGGCGGCTGAACGAGCTGATCGGCTTCCAGGCCGAGCGGGCGCGGGCCTGGTACGCCGAGGGGCTGCGGCTGCTGCCGCTGCTGGACCGGCGCAGCGCGGCGTGCACGGCGGCGATGGCCGGCATCTACCGGCGGCTGCTGGAGAACATCGCCGCGCGCCCGCAGATCGCGCTGGACGCGCGGGTGTCGCTGCCGACCTGGCAGAAGGCCGTGGTGGCGGCGCGCGCGCTGTCGGGGGTGGAGCGGTGA
- the mug gene encoding G/U mismatch-specific DNA glycosylase has translation MRPTKADLEAARDRVIPDILPEVPGTLRVLFCGINPGLYSGATGRHFARPGNRFWPALHLSGFTDRRLHPSEQDLLPGYGLGITNLAPRTTARADELTDAELREGGRRLAALVERHRPAYLAVAGVTAYRTAFGRPKTQIGPQDEHFGPARLWVLPNPSGLNASWPLDRIAAEFTRLREAAEALRTQ, from the coding sequence ATGCGCCCCACCAAGGCCGACCTGGAGGCCGCCCGCGACCGCGTCATCCCCGACATCCTGCCCGAGGTCCCCGGGACGCTCCGCGTCCTGTTCTGCGGCATCAACCCGGGCCTGTACTCGGGGGCGACCGGCCGCCACTTCGCCCGCCCCGGCAACCGCTTCTGGCCCGCGCTGCACCTGTCCGGCTTCACAGACCGCCGGCTGCACCCGTCCGAGCAGGACCTCCTGCCCGGGTACGGCCTCGGCATCACCAACCTGGCGCCGCGCACCACCGCCCGCGCCGACGAGCTGACCGACGCCGAGCTCCGCGAGGGCGGGCGCCGCCTGGCCGCCCTCGTCGAACGCCACCGCCCGGCCTACCTGGCCGTCGCCGGCGTCACCGCCTACCGCACGGCCTTCGGCCGCCCCAAGACGCAGATCGGCCCGCAGGACGAGCACTTCGGCCCCGCCCGCCTGTGGGTCCTCCCCAACCCGAGCGGCCTCAACGCGAGCTGGCCCCTCGACCGCATCGCCGCCGAGTTCACCCGCCTCCGCGAAGCCGCCGAAGCCCTCAGAACTCAGTGA
- a CDS encoding DUF2804 domain-containing protein, which translates to MPTHEREITEPVDLCTPDGRLDPRAVGWTRRPLHRANLRGWGRAKRWEYWGIVTPRHVIGLVASSLDYAAVHGVYVLDRDTGEETSRDGVVPFARGAVFPDRSGSGEASVRGAGVAVGVRQGPSGSRVRALVPGLVDLDVRVPLPDGHESLGVVVPWSARRFQYTVKDVGRPVHGRLRLPSGDHEIGDGAFAVLDHGRGKWPYRMTWNWAAASGPGLALQLGGKWTDGTGMTENALFAGGRLHKIGEELDWSYDRGDWLRPWTIRGPRVEAEFRPFHEKVARTELGVVGTETHQCFGHFSGRAQADDGTWLDFDGLTGWAEESRQRW; encoded by the coding sequence ATGCCGACCCATGAGCGCGAGATCACCGAGCCCGTCGACCTGTGCACGCCGGACGGGCGCCTCGATCCGCGGGCGGTCGGCTGGACGCGGCGCCCGCTGCACCGGGCGAACCTGCGCGGCTGGGGACGGGCCAAGCGCTGGGAGTACTGGGGCATCGTCACGCCCCGGCACGTCATCGGGCTGGTCGCCTCGTCGCTCGACTACGCTGCGGTGCACGGCGTGTACGTGCTGGACCGCGACACCGGCGAGGAGACCTCCCGGGACGGCGTGGTCCCCTTCGCGCGCGGTGCGGTGTTCCCCGACCGCAGCGGATCCGGAGAGGCGTCGGTGCGCGGGGCGGGGGTCGCGGTCGGCGTCCGGCAGGGGCCGTCCGGCTCGCGGGTGCGCGCGCTGGTCCCCGGGCTGGTGGACCTGGACGTCCGGGTCCCGCTGCCGGACGGCCACGAGTCGCTCGGCGTGGTGGTCCCCTGGAGCGCCCGGCGCTTCCAGTACACGGTCAAGGACGTCGGGCGTCCCGTGCACGGGCGGCTGCGGCTCCCGTCAGGCGACCACGAGATCGGGGACGGCGCGTTCGCCGTCCTCGACCACGGGCGCGGCAAGTGGCCGTACCGGATGACGTGGAACTGGGCGGCGGCGAGCGGCCCCGGCCTGGCCCTGCAACTCGGCGGCAAGTGGACCGACGGCACCGGCATGACCGAGAACGCGCTGTTCGCCGGCGGCCGGCTGCACAAGATCGGCGAGGAGCTCGACTGGTCCTACGACCGCGGCGACTGGCTGCGCCCCTGGACGATCCGCGGGCCGCGCGTCGAGGCCGAGTTCCGGCCGTTCCACGAGAAGGTCGCGCGGACGGAGCTCGGCGTCGTCGGCACGGAGACCCACCAGTGCTTCGGTCATTTCAGCGGTCGCGCCCAGGCCGACGACGGCACGTGGCTCGACTTCGACGGCCTCACCGGCTGGGCGGAGGAGTCCCGCCAACGCTGGTGA
- a CDS encoding TetR/AcrR family transcriptional regulator produces the protein MTGETRRPHTGRRRNEAARRAILDVAVELLGGTGDTPVTIDTIAAAAGVGKQTIYRWWPSKGAVLLEAVAERAGADIPVPDTGSLLGDLGGFLRATFRAVGHERTVSVLRHAMAEAQRDPHAGEHMRAFIAGRRAVLRGLLERARDRGEVSPGTDLDLVVDQAYGVLWYRILVGHAPLSATEADALARALTAQVRG, from the coding sequence ATGACCGGTGAGACCCGCCGACCGCACACGGGGCGGCGCCGCAACGAGGCCGCGCGCCGGGCCATCCTGGACGTCGCCGTCGAGCTGCTCGGCGGCACCGGCGACACGCCCGTGACGATCGACACGATCGCGGCGGCGGCCGGCGTCGGGAAGCAGACGATCTACCGCTGGTGGCCGTCCAAGGGCGCCGTGCTGCTGGAGGCGGTGGCCGAGCGCGCCGGCGCGGACATCCCCGTCCCGGACACCGGCTCGCTGCTCGGCGATCTCGGGGGGTTCCTCCGCGCCACGTTCCGGGCCGTCGGGCACGAGCGCACCGTGTCGGTCCTGCGGCACGCGATGGCCGAGGCGCAGCGCGACCCGCACGCCGGCGAGCACATGCGCGCCTTCATCGCCGGACGGCGCGCGGTGCTGCGCGGGCTGCTGGAGCGTGCGCGCGACCGCGGCGAGGTCTCTCCGGGGACCGATCTCGACCTCGTCGTCGACCAGGCCTACGGGGTGCTCTGGTACCGCATCCTCGTGGGGCATGCGCCGCTCTCCGCGACCGAGGCGGATGCGCTCGCCCGCGCCCTCACCGCCCAGGTCCGCGGCTAG
- a CDS encoding aldo/keto reductase produces MIDEKDAMHKIGDLDVFPLCLGGNVFGWTADRERSFQILDAYAGAGGNFLDTADSYSAWVEGNRGGESESIIGEWAEARGNRDDLVIATKGGRHPEHPGLAAATMRAAVDDSLRRLRTDRIDLYFTHFDDPSVPVEEIMTTLDGLVAAGKVRQIGVSNIELDRLQASLEFGEREGRARYVAIQPEYNLVSRGSYEGPRRDLAEKYGLAAVPYYGLASGFLTGKYRPGSTVDSARAGGAARHLETERGRAVLAALDIVAEEQDVPVATVALAWLAAQPTVAAPIASARTLEQLPPLVEAARTTLTPDQLTRLTEASA; encoded by the coding sequence GTGATCGACGAGAAGGATGCCATGCACAAGATCGGTGACCTGGACGTCTTCCCGCTCTGCCTGGGCGGCAACGTCTTCGGCTGGACCGCGGACAGGGAGCGCTCGTTCCAGATCCTGGACGCCTACGCCGGGGCTGGCGGCAACTTCCTCGACACCGCCGACTCCTACTCGGCGTGGGTGGAGGGCAACCGCGGCGGCGAGTCCGAGTCGATCATCGGGGAGTGGGCGGAGGCGCGCGGCAACCGCGACGACCTCGTGATCGCGACCAAGGGCGGCCGCCACCCCGAGCACCCGGGGCTCGCCGCGGCGACGATGAGGGCGGCCGTGGACGACTCGCTGCGCCGGCTGCGCACCGACCGCATCGACCTGTACTTCACCCACTTCGACGACCCGTCGGTGCCCGTCGAGGAGATCATGACGACGCTGGACGGGCTGGTCGCCGCCGGCAAGGTCCGGCAGATCGGGGTGTCGAACATCGAGCTGGACCGGCTCCAGGCGTCCCTGGAGTTCGGCGAGCGGGAGGGGAGGGCCCGCTACGTGGCGATCCAGCCGGAGTACAACCTCGTCTCCCGCGGCTCCTACGAGGGCCCGCGACGCGACTTGGCCGAGAAGTACGGGCTGGCCGCCGTCCCGTACTACGGCCTCGCGTCCGGCTTCCTCACCGGGAAGTACCGTCCCGGGTCCACGGTGGACAGCGCGCGCGCCGGGGGCGCGGCGCGGCACCTGGAGACCGAACGCGGACGCGCCGTCCTGGCGGCGCTCGACATCGTCGCCGAGGAGCAGGACGTCCCGGTCGCGACCGTCGCGCTCGCCTGGCTCGCCGCCCAGCCGACCGTCGCCGCGCCCATCGCCAGCGCCCGGACCCTGGAGCAGCTCCCGCCGCTCGTGGAGGCCGCCCGCACGACCCTGACCCCCGACCAGCTCACCCGCCTGACCGAAGCCTCCGCCTGA
- the hpnC gene encoding squalene synthase HpnC, whose product MIIEPPWSAEEHDRALDRLASRENFPVAARVLPARHRAALRAVYGFARLVDDIGDEAPPEQRPKLLGLVDDDLDRVFAGRTPALPQLRRLAETVHAHRIPEEPFRDLVQANRQDQTVHRYETFADLKEYCALSAAPVGRIVLCLFRAHTPRLAAASDDVCTALQIVEHCQDAGQDYRVGRIYLPGEDLRRFGCAEDDLARPVTPTRLRGVLALQAGRARELLDGGAAPLLADLTGWARIAVAGYVAGGRAALSALERGRYDVLAHALRPRRATLPAGWARALGRRGR is encoded by the coding sequence GTGATCATTGAACCGCCCTGGAGCGCCGAGGAGCACGATCGCGCGCTGGACCGGCTCGCCTCCCGGGAGAACTTTCCGGTGGCGGCGCGGGTCCTGCCCGCCCGGCACCGCGCCGCCCTGCGGGCCGTCTACGGCTTCGCGCGGCTCGTCGACGACATCGGCGACGAGGCTCCGCCGGAGCAGCGGCCCAAGCTGCTCGGACTCGTGGACGACGACCTGGACCGCGTGTTCGCCGGGCGGACGCCCGCCCTGCCGCAGTTGCGAAGGCTGGCGGAGACGGTGCACGCGCACCGCATCCCCGAGGAGCCGTTCCGCGACCTCGTGCAGGCGAACCGGCAGGACCAGACCGTCCACCGATACGAGACGTTCGCCGACCTGAAGGAGTACTGCGCGCTGTCCGCCGCGCCGGTGGGACGGATCGTCCTGTGCCTGTTCCGCGCGCACACGCCGCGCCTCGCGGCCGCGTCCGACGACGTCTGCACGGCCCTGCAGATCGTCGAGCACTGCCAGGACGCCGGGCAGGACTACCGGGTCGGCCGGATCTACCTGCCGGGCGAGGACCTGCGGCGGTTCGGCTGCGCCGAGGACGACCTCGCGCGCCCGGTCACGCCGACCCGGTTGCGCGGCGTCCTGGCGCTCCAGGCCGGCCGTGCGCGCGAACTGCTGGACGGGGGCGCCGCGCCGCTGCTGGCCGACCTGACGGGATGGGCGCGCATCGCCGTGGCGGGCTACGTGGCCGGCGGGCGCGCCGCGCTGTCGGCTCTGGAGCGCGGGCGGTACGACGTGCTCGCTCATGCGCTGCGTCCACGGCGGGCCACGCTGCCGGCCGGGTGGGCGCGCGCCCTTGGAAGGAGGGGGCGATGA
- a CDS encoding aconitate hydratase — translation MSANSFGSLDKLQVGDRSYDIYRLDSVEGSARLPYSLKVLLENLLRTEDGANVTADHIRALAQWDAKAKPSKEIQFTPARVIMQDFTGVPCVVDLATMREAVRDLGGDPTRINPLAPAEMVIDHSVIVDYFGSPDAFERNVQREYERNKERYQFLRWGQTAFDEFKVVPPGTGIVHQVNIEHLARVVFDRGGVAYPDTCVGTDSHTTMENGIGVLGWGVGGIEAEAAMLGQPISMLIPRVVGFKLTGEMPAGTTATDLVLTITEMLREHGVVGKFVEFYGEGVHALPLANRATIGNMSPEFGSTCAIFPIDDETLKYLRLTGRDEEQIALVEAYAKAQGLWLDPSVEPEFSEYMELDLATVVPSLAGPKRPQDRISLSEAKQTWRRDVQNYTESIQGAADEASSESFPASDSPAIGHDSNGDKPRQHGSNGSGRPHNLVPVTLEDGTSFELDHGHVAVAAITSCTNTSNPYVMIGAALLAKNAVEKGLTRKPWVKTSLAPGSQVVTDYLERAGLTPYLDKIGFNLVGYGCTTCIGNTGPLQPEISKAVNDHDLAVTAVLSGNRNFEGRISPDVKMNYLASPPLVIAYALAGTMDIDILNDPIAEGADGPVRLADIWPAPEEVAAIVESSIGQEMFTQSYADVFKGDDRWRGLDIPTGHLFEWDASSTYVRKAPYFDGMGAEPEPVADIHGARVLAKLGDSVTTDHISPAGSIKAGTPAAQYLEDNGVAVKDFNSYGSRRGNHEVMIRGTFANIRLRNQLLDGVEGGYTRDFTRQDAPQAFIYDAAQNYAAQDTPLVVIAGKEYGSGSSRDWAAKGTALLGVRAVIAQSYERIHRSNLIGLGVLPLQFKDGESAESLGLTGTETFDITGVTALNEGGIPEEVTVRADGKEFAAVVRIDTPGEADYYRNGGILQYVLRNLLRK, via the coding sequence GTGTCCGCGAACAGCTTCGGCAGTCTCGACAAGCTGCAGGTCGGCGACAGGTCGTACGACATCTACCGGCTGGACTCCGTCGAGGGCTCGGCCCGTCTCCCGTACAGCCTCAAGGTGCTGCTGGAGAACCTGCTGCGCACCGAGGACGGTGCGAACGTCACCGCCGACCACATCCGCGCGCTCGCGCAGTGGGACGCGAAGGCCAAGCCCAGCAAGGAGATCCAGTTCACCCCCGCGCGGGTGATCATGCAGGACTTCACCGGCGTGCCGTGCGTGGTGGACCTGGCCACGATGCGCGAGGCGGTGCGCGACCTCGGCGGCGACCCGACCAGGATCAACCCGCTGGCGCCGGCCGAGATGGTGATCGACCACTCGGTGATCGTCGACTACTTCGGCTCGCCGGACGCCTTCGAGCGCAACGTGCAGCGCGAGTACGAGCGCAACAAGGAGCGCTACCAGTTCCTGCGCTGGGGGCAGACGGCGTTCGACGAGTTCAAGGTCGTCCCGCCCGGCACCGGCATCGTCCACCAGGTGAACATCGAGCACCTGGCCCGCGTCGTGTTCGACCGGGGCGGGGTCGCCTACCCCGACACCTGCGTCGGCACCGACTCGCACACGACGATGGAGAACGGCATCGGCGTGCTCGGCTGGGGCGTCGGCGGCATCGAGGCGGAGGCCGCCATGCTCGGCCAGCCGATCTCGATGCTCATCCCGCGCGTCGTCGGCTTCAAGCTGACCGGCGAGATGCCCGCCGGGACGACCGCGACCGACCTCGTGCTCACCATCACCGAGATGCTGCGCGAGCACGGCGTCGTCGGCAAGTTCGTGGAGTTCTACGGCGAGGGCGTGCACGCGCTCCCGCTGGCGAACCGCGCCACGATCGGCAACATGAGCCCCGAGTTCGGCTCCACCTGCGCGATCTTCCCGATCGACGACGAGACGCTGAAGTACCTGCGGCTCACCGGCCGGGACGAGGAGCAGATCGCGCTCGTCGAGGCCTACGCCAAGGCGCAGGGCCTGTGGCTCGACCCGTCGGTGGAGCCGGAGTTCTCCGAGTACATGGAGCTGGACCTCGCGACGGTCGTCCCGTCGCTGGCCGGCCCGAAGCGCCCGCAGGACCGCATCTCCCTGTCCGAGGCCAAGCAGACCTGGCGGCGGGACGTGCAGAACTACACCGAGAGCATCCAGGGCGCGGCCGACGAGGCGTCCAGCGAGTCGTTCCCGGCCTCGGACTCCCCGGCGATCGGCCACGACTCGAACGGCGACAAGCCGCGGCAGCACGGCTCCAACGGTTCCGGGCGCCCGCACAACCTCGTCCCGGTCACCCTGGAGGACGGGACGTCCTTCGAGCTCGACCACGGGCACGTCGCCGTCGCGGCCATCACCTCCTGCACCAACACCTCCAACCCGTACGTGATGATCGGGGCGGCGCTGCTGGCGAAGAACGCGGTGGAGAAGGGCCTGACCCGCAAGCCGTGGGTGAAGACCTCCCTCGCGCCCGGGTCCCAGGTCGTCACCGACTACCTGGAGCGCGCCGGCCTCACCCCGTACCTGGACAAGATCGGCTTCAACCTGGTCGGGTACGGCTGCACCACCTGCATCGGCAACACCGGCCCGCTGCAGCCGGAGATCTCCAAGGCGGTCAACGACCACGACCTCGCGGTCACCGCGGTGCTGTCGGGCAACCGCAACTTCGAGGGCCGCATCAGCCCCGACGTGAAGATGAACTACCTGGCCTCGCCGCCGCTGGTCATCGCCTACGCGCTCGCCGGGACGATGGACATCGACATCCTCAACGACCCGATCGCCGAGGGTGCTGACGGCCCGGTCCGCCTGGCCGACATCTGGCCCGCGCCGGAGGAGGTCGCCGCGATCGTCGAGTCGTCCATCGGGCAGGAGATGTTCACCCAGAGCTACGCCGACGTCTTCAAGGGCGACGACCGCTGGCGGGGCCTCGACATCCCGACCGGTCACCTGTTCGAGTGGGACGCCTCGTCCACCTACGTCCGCAAGGCGCCGTACTTCGACGGCATGGGCGCCGAGCCGGAGCCGGTCGCCGACATCCACGGCGCCCGCGTCCTGGCCAAGCTGGGCGACTCGGTCACCACCGACCACATCTCCCCGGCCGGGTCCATCAAGGCCGGCACGCCCGCCGCGCAGTACCTGGAGGACAACGGCGTCGCGGTCAAGGACTTCAACTCCTACGGCTCGCGCCGCGGCAACCACGAGGTCATGATCCGCGGGACGTTCGCCAACATCCGGCTGCGCAACCAGCTCCTGGACGGCGTGGAGGGCGGCTACACCCGCGACTTCACCCGGCAGGACGCGCCGCAGGCGTTCATCTACGACGCCGCGCAGAACTACGCGGCGCAGGACACCCCGCTCGTGGTCATCGCGGGCAAGGAGTACGGCTCCGGCTCGTCGCGCGACTGGGCGGCCAAGGGCACCGCGCTGCTCGGCGTCCGCGCCGTCATCGCCCAGTCCTACGAGCGCATCCACCGCTCGAACCTGATCGGCCTCGGCGTCCTGCCGCTGCAGTTCAAGGACGGGGAGTCGGCGGAGTCCCTCGGCCTCACCGGCACCGAGACGTTCGACATCACCGGCGTCACCGCGCTCAACGAGGGCGGGATCCCGGAGGAGGTCACCGTCAGGGCCGACGGCAAGGAGTTCGCCGCCGTCGTCCGCATCGACACCCCCGGCGAGGCGGACTACTACCGCAACGGCGGCATCCTCCAGTACGTCCTGCGGAACCTGCTCCGCAAGTAG
- a CDS encoding Uma2 family endonuclease yields the protein MARASIIDRNPIVIPGIEVLLAVEVVFPGSGSERTDRVRKLKEYAALGIPQYWLAEFVPSPSVQIFALDMAAAAYRRVQTVGAGSVVEAKVEADTTITVRFDPQVLTEF from the coding sequence GTGGCCCGCGCCTCGATCATTGACCGCAACCCGATCGTGATTCCAGGCATCGAGGTCCTGCTCGCCGTCGAGGTCGTCTTCCCGGGCAGCGGCAGTGAACGCACCGATCGCGTGCGCAAGCTCAAGGAGTACGCGGCCCTCGGCATCCCTCAGTACTGGCTTGCCGAGTTCGTGCCCAGTCCCAGCGTCCAGATCTTCGCTCTTGACATGGCAGCCGCCGCCTACCGGCGGGTCCAAACGGTGGGCGCGGGGAGCGTCGTCGAGGCGAAGGTGGAGGCGGACACCACCATCACCGTCCGGTTCGACCCACAGGTCCTCACGGAGTTCTGA
- a CDS encoding carboxylesterase/lipase family protein: MPGDVTLIGDPVRLTAISLLASALLLGGAAPAAAQHQAPDSSAVVRTDLGVVRGQVQEGRRLFQGIPFAAPPTGDLRFRPPQPARPWQGVRDATAPRGQCAQLPAPYGGETSYEEDCLYLNVTTPDRPQRRHGSPVMVWVHGGGNTTGTASIYNAAKLAEDGGVVVVTINYRLGAFGWLAHPALESGADRRYQTGNYGLLDQQAALRWVQRNAGAFGGDPGNVTLFGESAGSWNSCANLVSPTAAGLFHKVIAQSYSCTAPARTEASAEAEGVTIAQALGCDKDSASANAACLRATPVKTLLETFEAKATDAGPVAGGDQVLPLQPEQAITRGRFNRVPVMHGNTLDEMRLFVSLSYPHPITAAEYEDIVRSAYGADAGKVLAQYPAADYPDPRIALATLQTDSNEVLSACVHQNAFRSLKRAGVPVYAYQFADRSAPPLLDVPGFEEGAEHASELTFLFPGLIGTLTPAQQRLSDAMVGYWTSFARDGRPQARQAPAWPRFRSSDDVLSLAPDSIHRTDTATTAGCSFWNSL, encoded by the coding sequence GTGCCAGGAGATGTCACGCTGATAGGGGACCCTGTGAGGCTCACCGCAATCTCACTGCTCGCATCCGCCCTCCTCTTAGGAGGGGCGGCTCCGGCCGCGGCCCAGCACCAGGCACCGGATTCGTCCGCCGTCGTCCGCACCGATCTGGGGGTGGTGCGAGGCCAGGTGCAAGAAGGCCGCCGTCTGTTCCAGGGCATTCCGTTCGCCGCACCGCCGACCGGAGACCTGCGCTTCAGGCCACCACAACCGGCGCGGCCGTGGCAGGGCGTTCGTGACGCCACCGCCCCGCGCGGCCAGTGCGCGCAACTCCCCGCGCCCTACGGCGGGGAGACGAGCTACGAGGAAGACTGCCTCTATCTGAACGTCACCACACCGGACCGCCCGCAACGCCGGCATGGATCGCCCGTCATGGTGTGGGTGCACGGCGGCGGTAACACGACCGGCACCGCGAGCATCTACAACGCGGCGAAGCTGGCCGAGGACGGCGGCGTCGTGGTCGTCACGATCAACTACCGTCTCGGCGCGTTCGGCTGGCTCGCGCACCCGGCCCTGGAGTCCGGCGCCGACCGGCGCTACCAGACGGGCAACTACGGCCTGCTCGACCAGCAGGCGGCTCTGCGCTGGGTCCAGCGCAACGCCGGGGCCTTCGGCGGGGACCCCGGGAACGTCACGCTGTTCGGCGAGTCGGCGGGTTCGTGGAACTCCTGCGCCAACCTCGTCTCACCTACCGCCGCGGGGCTGTTCCACAAGGTCATCGCGCAGAGCTACTCGTGCACCGCACCCGCGCGCACGGAGGCCTCGGCGGAGGCCGAAGGGGTGACGATCGCCCAGGCACTCGGGTGCGACAAGGACTCGGCCTCGGCCAACGCGGCGTGCCTGCGCGCGACGCCCGTCAAGACGCTGCTGGAGACCTTCGAGGCCAAGGCCACGGACGCGGGTCCGGTGGCGGGCGGCGACCAGGTCCTGCCGCTGCAGCCCGAGCAGGCGATCACTCGGGGCCGCTTCAACCGGGTGCCGGTGATGCACGGCAACACGCTCGACGAGATGCGCCTGTTCGTCTCCCTCTCCTACCCGCACCCCATCACCGCCGCGGAGTACGAGGACATCGTCCGCTCCGCCTACGGCGCCGACGCCGGCAAGGTACTGGCCCAGTACCCGGCGGCGGACTACCCGGATCCCAGGATCGCGTTGGCGACGCTCCAGACGGACTCCAACGAAGTCCTGTCGGCCTGCGTGCACCAGAACGCGTTCCGCTCGCTCAAGCGTGCGGGCGTCCCGGTGTACGCGTACCAGTTCGCCGACCGGTCCGCTCCGCCCCTGCTCGACGTCCCCGGCTTCGAGGAGGGCGCCGAGCACGCCAGCGAGCTGACGTTCCTGTTCCCGGGGCTGATCGGCACCCTGACCCCGGCGCAGCAGCGGCTCTCCGACGCCATGGTGGGCTACTGGACGTCCTTCGCCCGCGACGGCAGGCCCCAGGCGCGGCAGGCGCCGGCCTGGCCGCGCTTCCGCTCGTCGGACGACGTCCTGTCCCTGGCCCCTGACTCCATCCACCGCACCGACACCGCCACGACCGCCGGCTGCTCGTTCTGGAACTCCCTCTGA